CAAAATAAAGGAAAAATCTATGAAAGAAGATGATTTTTTATGGCTTCAACAATGGTTTCGAGTCCATTGCAATGGAAATTGGGAGCAAGATGATAGAATTCAAATAGGGAATATTGACAATCCTGGTTGGTCATTAACAATAGATTTGGAAGATACAGAGTTAGAAAGTAAAAATTTCCAAAAGATAAAAATAGATCGATCGGAAGAAGATTGGATACTTTGTACAGTTAAGAACACTAAATTTGAAGGAAGATGTGGTATTGAAAACTTACCAGGAACTTTGAAAGTATTTCGTCATTGGGTTGAAAATGAATCATTCGATTTTACCTTGGAAAATATCAAAATAAAAGAAAATCTTATGATAGAAGATGATTTTTTATGGCTTCAACAGTGGTATCAAGATAACTGTGATGGGGATTGGGAACATACTTATGGAGTCTCTCTCGAGAATATTGACAATCCTGGTTGGTCATTAATAATAGATTTGAACGAGACAGATCTAGAATATGCAAATTTCCAAGAGATAAAAATAGATCGATCGGAAGAAGATTGGATACTTTGTACAGTTAAGAACACTAAATTTGAAGGAAGATGTGGCGTTAGAAACTTACCAGAAGTTTTGAAAGTATTTCGTCATTGGGTGATTGAAAATGAGCCATCTAAAAATAATGAATATGCGTGGAATGATTATGTTATTATTAAGCAAGATGCTCCAGAGCAGTTTTGTCCAGGAGAGATTGGGGTTGTATGCGGCATGTCGGAAATCAAATTTGAAGACATTGCAAAAGAATTTTTCTCAGAGTTAGGGGATTGGATTTATATTATAAAATTTAAGACCGGTAGAGAGATTCGAGTTGCTGGTCGTTTTTTGGAGAAATACTCAGAAGTATAGTGATAAGGCATGAAACCTTTATGATTTGCCCTCTTTATAACAGCTTTTGTTGTTCCGGTTGCTTATACAGCACTCACAGGAATTGCTGCTTACGCAGGTTATAAAGTTTCTCAGGTCATTTATGAAAGAAGCTACGATAACGTTCTTTTTAAAAACTTCCAAAAAAGAAGCTCTTTGCCCTGATCCAGACTCAAGAGCAGCGGGTAATCCACATACAATAATTCAAGTTCCAGGGATTGCTGGCTCATATACGACTTATAATGGAGATGGCACCTATAAACAATATCGAGGATCTGGCAAACCTCATGGGGATGTACCTAGGCCAAATGTGAAAGAAACCAAAAATAATCTATCACCCATAGGCCCTATCCCAGGTAAGCCTACAGTAAGGCCAGCAAAGCCGGAAGAAATTCCAAAAGGATAGCTCATGAAAAATTTAATTTTAAAAGACTTTGCAAAATGGACAAAATTAAATAAAGGCAATAAATTTTCTTTGTATGACTACATTTTCCATATAACTAAATTAAAAAAAGTGGATTCCGATATATACTTTGCTTTTTTTGAATTATTTTGGCCTTCTTTTATTGTCTACAAAGATTATATCCTTCTGAAGGAAAATTTTTCAGAAGAAAAAATTGAA
The Candidatus Rhabdochlamydia sp. T3358 genome window above contains:
- a CDS encoding immunity 53 family protein, which produces MKEDDFLWLQQWFRVHCNGNWEQDDRIQIGNIDNPGWSLTIDLEDTELESKNFQKIKIDRSEEDWILCTVKNTKFEGRCGIENLPGTLKVFRHWVENESFDFTLENIKIKENLMIEDDFLWLQQWYQDNCDGDWEHTYGVSLENIDNPGWSLIIDLNETDLEYANFQEIKIDRSEEDWILCTVKNTKFEGRCGVRNLPEVLKVFRHWVIENEPSKNNEYAWNDYVIIKQDAPEQFCPGEIGVVCGMSEIKFEDIAKEFFSELGDWIYIIKFKTGREIRVAGRFLEKYSEV
- a CDS encoding polymorphic toxin type 24 domain-containing protein → MKEATITFFLKTSKKEALCPDPDSRAAGNPHTIIQVPGIAGSYTTYNGDGTYKQYRGSGKPHGDVPRPNVKETKNNLSPIGPIPGKPTVRPAKPEEIPKG